One genomic window of Methanosarcina acetivorans C2A includes the following:
- the cbiQ gene encoding cobalt ECF transporter T component CbiQ has protein sequence MHRFMDDHALMSPGRHRNNNLKLFIAFFVTMAGVSSSSPLPPLFITLCISTAIIYFGKVNKKAYLKILGAPLGFSLTGVLIIAFFFGSGAEIFGFDVFGFRIDMSTEGLNTALLVLSRTLGGICCLLFLYFTIPMVELFSVLKAWKIPDVFLKLSTLIYRDLFVFLDVAMAVKVAQETRLRYKDKKVSFHFMAMLLSTLFIRVWEKGEKLFVSMNSRCYSGKLPLFEARKPIKSPEIILTEAYFPSVLTLLYLTKNIQIV, from the coding sequence ATGCACAGGTTTATGGATGATCATGCCCTGATGAGCCCCGGCAGGCACAGAAACAATAACCTTAAACTGTTTATCGCGTTTTTCGTGACCATGGCAGGGGTTTCATCTTCTTCTCCTCTCCCTCCCCTGTTTATAACGCTTTGCATTAGTACTGCAATTATATATTTTGGTAAGGTTAACAAAAAAGCATATTTGAAAATACTCGGAGCACCATTAGGATTTTCTCTGACCGGAGTATTGATAATTGCTTTTTTTTTCGGTTCAGGCGCCGAGATATTCGGGTTTGACGTGTTTGGATTCCGGATAGATATGAGTACAGAAGGGCTGAATACGGCACTTCTCGTTCTTTCAAGAACCCTCGGAGGCATATGCTGCCTCCTTTTTCTGTATTTCACAATACCAATGGTCGAGCTTTTCTCCGTGTTAAAAGCCTGGAAAATTCCGGACGTCTTCTTGAAGCTTTCCACGCTCATTTATCGCGATCTCTTTGTCTTCCTGGATGTTGCTATGGCTGTCAAAGTCGCCCAGGAAACCCGGCTCAGGTATAAAGACAAAAAGGTTTCTTTCCATTTCATGGCAATGCTTTTGAGCACCCTGTTCATCCGGGTGTGGGAAAAGGGCGAGAAACTCTTTGTCTCTATGAACTCGAGATGCTATAGCGGAAAGCTGCCCCTTTTTGAAGCAAGGAAACCGATAAAGTCTCCGGAAATCATACTGACTGAAGCGTACTTCCCATCCGTTTTAACCCTGCTTTATCTCACAAAAAACATCCAGATAGTGTGA
- a CDS encoding energy-coupling factor ABC transporter ATP-binding protein, translating to MTILETTDLKYTYPDGTLAIEDVSISIEKGKKIALVGPNGSGKSTLFLLLNGTLKPQEGEIIFHGKPLLYEKASLRDVRKSVGIVFQNSDDQIFAPTVYQDVAFGPINLEMPEEEVAAKVNETLEYVGLLELKDKPPHHLSGGQKKKVAIAGVVVMEPEVIILDEPLTSLDPVGADEILDLLNELNQFEKAIVISTHDIDFAYSWADYIYLLVNRKIIGSGTPEEIFRDPGMLKDAGLRIPMVLEIYYEIQKRNMASVNRVPKTVPEIVDTLKPPSLIWLDVPEGVKEGDKLDLGLYAEQLGEICSEGVVDTRVLHIHESGQAIVAVKRIRAGIGRVLIYDTDNYKLKEIKGLLASGDFDVVGAMGKKTKLIVESDNLKPDLTVGVIDKSILTALCGKNVLIFTGGGMVDHAVRRISDYCKKSGVRINVDVFNRETGEAQD from the coding sequence ATGACAATTCTGGAGACAACAGACCTTAAGTACACCTATCCTGACGGCACCCTGGCAATTGAGGATGTCAGCATTTCGATTGAAAAGGGGAAAAAAATTGCCTTAGTAGGACCAAACGGGTCCGGGAAGTCCACACTTTTTTTGCTCCTGAATGGCACTTTGAAACCCCAGGAAGGGGAAATAATCTTTCACGGCAAGCCGCTTCTCTACGAAAAGGCTTCACTTAGAGACGTCCGGAAAAGCGTAGGTATCGTGTTCCAGAACTCCGATGACCAGATATTCGCTCCTACCGTTTACCAGGACGTGGCTTTCGGGCCCATAAACCTTGAAATGCCAGAAGAAGAAGTGGCTGCAAAAGTAAATGAGACACTGGAATATGTGGGGCTTCTGGAACTAAAAGACAAGCCTCCTCACCACCTTAGCGGAGGGCAAAAAAAGAAGGTCGCAATTGCAGGAGTTGTGGTAATGGAGCCTGAAGTTATCATCCTAGACGAACCTCTTACGAGCCTTGACCCCGTGGGGGCTGACGAGATCCTCGATTTGCTGAACGAGTTAAACCAGTTTGAAAAGGCAATTGTGATCTCAACCCATGATATTGACTTTGCATACTCCTGGGCGGATTACATCTACCTTCTAGTGAACCGTAAAATCATTGGAAGCGGTACTCCGGAAGAGATATTCCGTGATCCTGGCATGCTCAAAGATGCCGGGCTCAGGATTCCAATGGTACTTGAGATTTACTACGAAATCCAGAAAAGAAATATGGCTTCAGTAAACAGAGTGCCAAAAACGGTTCCCGAAATCGTGGATACTTTAAAGCCCCCGTCCCTTATCTGGCTGGATGTACCCGAAGGAGTTAAAGAAGGGGATAAGCTTGACCTCGGGCTATATGCAGAGCAGCTGGGAGAGATCTGTTCCGAGGGGGTCGTGGACACAAGGGTGCTCCATATTCATGAGAGTGGGCAGGCCATCGTGGCTGTGAAGCGGATAAGAGCGGGGATAGGAAGAGTCCTCATTTATGATACGGACAACTATAAACTCAAAGAAATCAAAGGACTTCTTGCTTCCGGAGACTTCGATGTAGTGGGTGCGATGGGTAAAAAGACCAAACTCATAGTGGAAAGTGATAACCTGAAACCGGATCTCACTGTCGGGGTAATCGATAAATCCATCCTGACGGCACTTTGCGGGAAGAATGTCCTGATTTTTACAGGCGGGGGAATGGTGGACCACGCTGTCAGGCGGATTTCGGACTACTGTAAAAAAAGCGGGGTCAGGATTAACGTGGATGTTTTTAACAGGGAAACAGGAGAGGCTCAGGATTAA
- a CDS encoding cation transporter dimerization domain-containing protein, with protein sequence MKEIKEVRVCWIGHKLHSEVNIAVDPELSVEEGHEIAWMSGMK encoded by the coding sequence GTGAAGGAAATAAAGGAAGTCCGTGTGTGCTGGATCGGGCACAAGCTGCATTCCGAAGTGAACATCGCAGTTGACCCCGAGCTATCTGTTGAAGAAGGGCATGAAATTGCATGGATGTCAGGCATGAAATGA
- a CDS encoding DsrE/DsrF/DrsH-like family protein translates to MAKVEKVLLLLKNMVYESNSPQETLKFAKFYRSKGLKVLVILWGPMGVLLAKKDKTRGSPKYDSIVQECIDMGVEFRCCQLASDMIGFNKEELIPTQFHNLVISHFFPSFKLQFLC, encoded by the coding sequence ATGGCAAAAGTCGAAAAAGTTTTACTATTACTTAAAAATATGGTATATGAGAGCAACAGCCCGCAGGAAACTCTCAAATTTGCAAAGTTTTACCGGAGTAAGGGACTCAAAGTACTGGTGATTCTATGGGGACCTATGGGTGTGCTGCTTGCAAAAAAAGATAAAACCAGAGGATCACCAAAATATGATTCCATTGTTCAGGAGTGCATTGACATGGGAGTAGAGTTTCGGTGCTGTCAGCTTGCCTCAGATATGATCGGGTTTAATAAAGAGGAATTAATTCCGACACAATTCCATAATTTAGTGATTTCTCATTTTTTTCCATCCTTTAAACTTCAATTTCTCTGCTAA
- a CDS encoding IS481-like element ISMac4 family transposase, with amino-acid sequence MKLNGKKIRWIIAQKSKGESTSTIAEIQGISARRVQQIYKEYVETGQLPQVGINLGRPKNPLSSSDQELIDQTYSDYKFGACYLEILIEGKYNRKISHNRIHNYLLSMDLAKENRKKKQRRKWCRYEREHSMSAAHIDWHENPLLGLQVCAILDDSSRMIIAGGEYVHCNTENTIKVIDELVKEYWDIYPLRELIMDHGSEFGAHRINKDGSWDSDFKRCIEELGIKPILARVRHPQTNGKIEKWFDTYQRFRGEFESFEEFVQWYNKRPHGALKLEQLESPQEAFWNRLPVEAKFRIGVRLFGW; translated from the coding sequence GTGAAACTTAATGGAAAAAAGATACGTTGGATCATTGCTCAAAAATCGAAAGGTGAATCTACCTCGACGATAGCTGAGATCCAGGGGATCTCAGCCCGTCGAGTTCAGCAGATCTACAAAGAATACGTTGAAACTGGTCAGCTTCCTCAAGTTGGCATTAATCTTGGAAGACCAAAGAACCCCTTATCCTCCTCTGATCAGGAATTGATTGACCAAACTTACTCTGATTATAAGTTTGGAGCCTGTTACCTTGAGATTCTCATCGAAGGCAAATATAATCGTAAGATATCTCATAACAGAATCCATAACTATCTACTTAGCATGGACCTTGCCAAGGAAAACCGAAAAAAGAAACAGAGAAGAAAATGGTGTAGATACGAACGCGAACACAGCATGTCTGCTGCACACATCGATTGGCATGAGAATCCCCTGTTAGGACTTCAAGTCTGTGCCATTCTTGATGATTCATCAAGAATGATAATTGCAGGTGGAGAGTACGTTCATTGCAACACGGAGAACACCATTAAAGTGATTGATGAACTTGTTAAAGAGTACTGGGACATATACCCTTTAAGAGAGCTCATTATGGATCATGGAAGTGAATTCGGAGCTCACAGGATTAATAAGGATGGTTCATGGGATAGTGACTTTAAAAGATGCATTGAAGAACTTGGAATCAAACCAATACTTGCAAGGGTAAGACATCCTCAGACAAACGGAAAAATAGAGAAATGGTTCGATACATATCAAAGGTTTAGAGGAGAGTTTGAATCATTTGAAGAATTCGTACAGTGGTATAACAAGAGGCCTCATGGAGCTTTGAAACTTGAACAGTTAGAATCGCCACAGGAAGCATTCTGGAATAGATTACCAGTTGAGGCAAAGTTCAGAATAGGAGTGAGATTGTTTGGGTGGTGA
- a CDS encoding MMPL family transporter has product MKTWTRGKKFQSEIISGQNKANFGEIPDSSEEIQAIYDQLSDTERDAYLEGGTITLLNFNIGDAMGELGLEGIEALSGIVEEDLLWMAPPPGVHVTITGDSVVYVALISALTSGRVFVTALGIILVFAGLLVIYRDLLKAITPVITMAMVVGWSGGLMYFTGIEYTPMTATLGALILAVGSEYSILMMERYFEERDKGCDPEEAMQEACIKIGKAIATSGLTTVFGFAALIVSPFTITSNFGLITVLDVILALLATFVIFPPIIVTLDKYRKKGKTSTNHTTGPVQVEVIY; this is encoded by the coding sequence GTGAAAACATGGACAAGAGGAAAAAAGTTTCAAAGCGAAATTATTTCAGGACAAAACAAAGCAAATTTCGGTGAGATTCCGGATAGTTCAGAGGAGATACAGGCGATCTACGATCAGCTTTCTGATACAGAGAGGGATGCCTATCTCGAGGGAGGGACAATTACCCTACTGAACTTTAACATCGGCGACGCAATGGGCGAGCTTGGTCTTGAAGGAATAGAAGCTCTTTCTGGCATTGTAGAAGAGGACCTTCTGTGGATGGCACCACCACCTGGTGTGCATGTAACGATAACCGGTGACTCCGTAGTTTATGTTGCATTAATATCTGCTCTGACTTCAGGCAGGGTTTTCGTGACTGCACTTGGTATTATCCTTGTATTTGCAGGCCTGCTGGTAATATACAGGGATTTGCTCAAAGCCATTACACCTGTCATCACCATGGCTATGGTTGTAGGTTGGTCTGGAGGACTAATGTACTTTACAGGAATAGAGTACACACCAATGACTGCGACTCTGGGAGCATTGATTCTTGCTGTTGGGTCGGAATATTCTATTCTAATGATGGAACGCTATTTTGAAGAAAGGGATAAGGGCTGTGATCCTGAGGAAGCTATGCAGGAAGCATGCATTAAGATCGGAAAGGCTATTGCGACCTCGGGTCTTACTACCGTATTTGGTTTCGCTGCTCTAATTGTTTCACCATTCACGATCACAAGTAATTTTGGTCTTATCACAGTACTGGATGTGATACTTGCATTACTTGCAACATTTGTTATTTTCCCTCCAATTATAGTTACACTGGATAAATACAGGAAAAAAGGAAAAACTTCCACGAATCACACAACAGGTCCGGTTCAGGTGGAAGTAATATATTGA
- a CDS encoding cupin domain-containing protein, translating to MSDSNNLSESVIFPKGEELPEFLSKYFSGKVWVSMLVGRDNEFNCPIGNVTFEPGCINNWHKHPGGQILLVTGGRGYYQEEGKPARELKPGDIVTIAPDVKHWHGAAHDSWFVHLSVETNANAGPAEWLEPVADEDYSKLK from the coding sequence ATGAGCGATTCAAATAATCTAAGTGAGAGTGTAATTTTCCCGAAAGGAGAAGAACTTCCGGAGTTTTTAAGCAAGTATTTTTCAGGTAAAGTATGGGTTAGCATGCTGGTTGGAAGGGATAATGAATTTAATTGTCCCATCGGCAATGTGACATTCGAACCCGGATGCATAAATAACTGGCATAAGCATCCCGGAGGTCAGATCCTGTTAGTAACAGGCGGACGTGGTTACTATCAGGAAGAGGGAAAGCCTGCAAGGGAACTTAAACCTGGTGATATAGTGACAATAGCACCAGATGTAAAGCACTGGCATGGGGCAGCACATGACAGCTGGTTCGTACATCTTTCCGTTGAGACAAATGCCAACGCAGGCCCGGCAGAATGGCTAGAACCTGTAGCTGATGAAGACTACAGTAAATTGAAATGA
- a CDS encoding NAD(P)-dependent alcohol dehydrogenase, protein MRKLRIRIEVKSYKVNKRCINMAENIQSKGYAGKDESGKLVPWSFERRPVGNNDILIDIKYCGVCHSDIHQIKGHWGPQQYPQVPGHEIVGVVAAVGKNVTNFKVGDRAGVGCMVSSCMECESCKNGEEHHCDNNATIMTYGYLEESSPTGISQGGYSQNIVVAEHFAIKIPDSIDLQEAAPLLCAGITIYSPLMKANIKKGDKVGVAGIGGLGHMAIKLAVSKGAEVYAFTTTESKKEDCLAFGATEVIVVNSPSDLQPWKGKMDYMISTIPYAYEMSSYIDCVKPYGYFTQVGQPIGGELTINNFNMIFNRVNFNGSLIGGIPETQEVVDYCAENKIYPQIRMIEPEMINETWDKVVNKEARYRYVIDMSSLK, encoded by the coding sequence TTGAGGAAATTAAGAATTCGAATTGAAGTTAAAAGTTACAAAGTAAATAAGAGGTGCATAAATATGGCGGAAAATATTCAATCAAAAGGTTATGCTGGAAAAGATGAGTCAGGAAAGCTAGTTCCCTGGTCTTTTGAAAGAAGACCTGTAGGTAATAATGACATTCTAATTGACATTAAATACTGTGGAGTTTGTCATTCCGACATTCATCAGATCAAAGGACACTGGGGACCACAACAATATCCACAAGTGCCTGGTCATGAAATTGTGGGTGTGGTTGCTGCTGTTGGAAAGAACGTAACAAACTTCAAAGTCGGTGATCGTGCAGGAGTCGGGTGCATGGTTAGCAGTTGTATGGAGTGTGAAAGCTGCAAGAATGGTGAAGAACATCATTGCGACAACAATGCAACTATAATGACATATGGTTATCTGGAAGAATCATCACCTACAGGTATAAGCCAGGGAGGATATTCCCAAAATATCGTTGTCGCCGAGCATTTTGCGATAAAGATACCCGACTCCATAGATCTTCAGGAAGCTGCTCCATTACTATGTGCCGGTATTACTATTTATTCACCTTTAATGAAAGCTAATATCAAAAAAGGGGACAAGGTAGGAGTTGCAGGAATTGGTGGACTGGGACACATGGCTATTAAATTAGCCGTATCAAAAGGTGCCGAAGTTTATGCCTTTACAACCACTGAAAGCAAAAAAGAAGATTGCCTTGCATTCGGAGCAACGGAAGTTATTGTTGTTAACTCACCAAGCGACCTACAACCATGGAAAGGAAAAATGGATTACATGATATCCACAATTCCATACGCATACGAAATGTCATCATACATTGATTGCGTAAAACCATACGGATACTTCACTCAAGTAGGACAACCAATTGGAGGAGAACTCACAATTAACAACTTCAATATGATTTTCAACAGAGTAAACTTCAATGGATCACTTATTGGAGGAATCCCGGAAACTCAGGAAGTGGTTGATTATTGTGCAGAAAATAAGATCTATCCACAAATTCGGATGATCGAACCTGAAATGATCAATGAGACATGGGATAAGGTCGTAAATAAAGAAGCTCGCTATCGATATGTAATTGACATGTCATCCTTAAAATAA
- a CDS encoding aldo/keto reductase, translating to MPHGGDRISTIGIGAGSLRESTSQEIKDIIDYGMENGINLIDTVMYDSSAAEPIAQALKGRQDEMNMQVHLGAVYPSGIYSRTRVLSKIKSGFEKELKKYGADYADIGIIHCVDEVNDFEKIMSDGLFDYARKLKQEGTIRYLGFSSHSPDICRLFIETGEVDIFMFSLNAAYDFEPSRGKLALSHERMELYRECEKRGIGITVMKPYGGGQLLNAKTSPFGRSMTIPQCIQYALDRPAVLSCLPGVRSRADLEDVLKYYSASGEERDYSFIGSLPHRDMQGTCIYCNHCQPCPSGIDIGAVNKYLDLEKAGDELAKDHYMKLSKNANDCTECGVCEENCPFHVDVRSRMKEARNCFEK from the coding sequence TTGCCGCATGGCGGTGACAGGATCAGCACAATTGGCATTGGCGCAGGAAGTCTACGTGAATCTACATCACAGGAAATCAAAGACATCATCGATTATGGCATGGAAAATGGCATAAACCTTATTGACACGGTTATGTATGATTCCAGCGCAGCGGAGCCCATAGCACAGGCGCTTAAAGGACGGCAGGACGAGATGAACATGCAGGTGCATCTGGGTGCCGTCTACCCCAGTGGAATATATTCGAGAACAAGAGTTCTTTCAAAAATTAAGAGCGGGTTTGAGAAGGAACTTAAAAAATACGGTGCCGACTACGCTGATATCGGCATTATACATTGTGTTGATGAGGTTAATGATTTTGAAAAGATCATGTCGGACGGTCTTTTTGACTACGCTCGAAAGCTAAAGCAGGAAGGAACCATTCGCTATCTTGGTTTTTCTTCACATTCTCCGGATATCTGCAGACTTTTTATAGAGACCGGAGAGGTCGATATTTTTATGTTCAGCCTCAACGCCGCCTATGATTTTGAACCGTCACGTGGAAAGCTGGCTTTATCACACGAGCGCATGGAACTCTATCGAGAATGTGAAAAACGTGGCATTGGCATCACGGTCATGAAGCCTTATGGCGGCGGACAGTTGCTGAACGCAAAGACATCTCCTTTCGGCCGTAGCATGACAATCCCTCAGTGCATACAGTATGCGCTGGACCGCCCGGCTGTTCTCTCGTGTCTGCCGGGCGTACGCTCCAGAGCAGATTTGGAGGATGTACTTAAATACTACTCCGCTTCTGGAGAAGAACGGGACTATTCTTTTATCGGCAGTTTGCCGCACCGAGACATGCAGGGCACCTGCATTTATTGTAATCACTGTCAACCGTGCCCGTCTGGGATCGATATCGGTGCAGTAAACAAATATCTGGATCTGGAAAAAGCGGGTGATGAACTCGCCAAAGACCATTACATGAAATTAAGCAAAAATGCAAATGACTGCACTGAATGTGGTGTTTGCGAAGAGAACTGTCCTTTCCATGTAGATGTCCGCAGCAGGATGAAAGAAGCCAGGAATTGTTTTGAAAAATAA
- a CDS encoding flavodoxin family protein, translating into MNGSPHEKGCTYTALTEVAKTLNEEGIDTEIFWIGKKPLTGCTACKSCTKTGRCAFNDRANDFLDIAKGADGFIFGSPVHYASATGAITSFMDCVFYSDLLGGRQSFYLKPAATVISARRAGTTTTFDQLNKYFTLSEMPVISSRYWNMVHGAKPEDVKKDLEGLQIMRVLARNMAWFLKCKEAGMKAGVPLPVKEERMSTNFIRE; encoded by the coding sequence GTGAACGGAAGTCCGCATGAGAAAGGTTGTACCTATACTGCTCTTACGGAAGTAGCAAAGACTTTGAATGAAGAAGGGATTGACACAGAAATTTTTTGGATCGGAAAAAAACCACTTACCGGGTGCACTGCCTGCAAGAGCTGCACCAAAACAGGGCGCTGTGCATTTAATGACCGTGCCAACGATTTTCTTGATATTGCCAAAGGTGCCGATGGATTCATTTTCGGTTCTCCGGTGCATTATGCATCTGCTACCGGCGCGATCACATCTTTTATGGATTGCGTTTTCTATTCTGACCTGCTGGGAGGCAGACAGTCTTTTTATCTGAAACCAGCAGCAACAGTCATCTCGGCGAGAAGAGCGGGAACAACAACTACATTTGACCAGCTTAATAAGTACTTCACACTTTCGGAGATGCCGGTTATTTCTTCCCGATATTGGAATATGGTTCATGGAGCAAAGCCGGAAGATGTTAAAAAGGATCTGGAAGGATTGCAGATCATGCGTGTGCTTGCACGAAATATGGCATGGTTCCTGAAGTGTAAAGAGGCTGGCATGAAAGCTGGCGTACCGCTCCCGGTGAAAGAAGAAAGGATGTCTACGAATTTTATTCGGGAATAA
- a CDS encoding flavodoxin translates to MTNLNEEKCLVAYFSRASNNYVSGKIVNLPVGNTKVVAGMVREITGADVFQIDTVKSYPKDYSATTNVAKKELNDNARPELSSHVENMDSYNVIFLGYPNWWGTMPMPVFTFLEEYDLSGKTIVPFCTHEGSGFGRSEKDIAKLCPEATLLKGLSIHGSRVGAAKKDVTDWLNKLGIIS, encoded by the coding sequence ATGACGAATTTGAATGAAGAGAAATGTCTGGTAGCCTATTTTTCGCGTGCTAGCAATAACTATGTCAGTGGGAAGATTGTGAATCTGCCGGTAGGTAACACAAAAGTAGTAGCTGGCATGGTTCGGGAAATAACAGGAGCCGATGTTTTCCAGATCGATACAGTAAAGTCTTACCCAAAGGATTACTCTGCAACTACCAACGTGGCAAAAAAAGAACTGAATGACAATGCCAGACCGGAGCTTTCCAGCCATGTGGAGAATATGGACTCTTATAATGTGATATTCCTGGGTTACCCTAACTGGTGGGGAACGATGCCGATGCCGGTGTTTACATTCCTGGAAGAATACGACCTTTCCGGAAAAACTATTGTTCCATTCTGTACACATGAAGGAAGCGGATTTGGCCGCAGTGAAAAAGATATTGCAAAACTTTGCCCGGAAGCAACACTTTTGAAGGGGCTCTCTATCCATGGCTCTCGTGTAGGTGCAGCGAAAAAAGATGTTACGGATTGGTTGAATAAACTTGGGATTATTTCATAA